ACTTCACGATCCAGAGCAACCTGCTCGTCGCGCTCACCTCCACAATCCTGGCGCGCGACCCGGCCCTCGACCGCCGGGGCTGGCGCGTCGCCCGCCTTGCCGGCCTGGTCGGGAACACCGTCACCGGCCTGGTGCACTTCTTCCTGCTGCGCCCGCTGCTCGACCTCGACGGTGCGGACTGGGTCGCCGACAAGCTGCTGCACATGGTGGTGCCGGTGCTCGCGCTGGCGGCCTGGGCTGTCGTCGGGCCCCGCCCACGGATCGCCGTGCGCGAGGCGGCGTACGCCCTGTGCTGGCCGCTGGCCTGGCTGGTCTGGACGCTCGCGGTGGGCGAGGTCGACGGCTGGGTGCCCTACCCGTTCCTCGACGCCGGCACCGAGGGGTGGGCCACGGTGGCGGTCGTCAGCGTCGGCATCACGGCGCTGTTCCTGCTGCTGTTCGGCGCCTTCGGGTGGCTGGACCGCAGGCTCGCTGCGGCGCCGCGCAGCGACCCGCGCTGAACCCACAGGCCCCGCGAGGTTTGGTGCCGACCGGCACGCGGAAGGATGTCGGCGTCCGGAAGGAGACCGACGTTGAACGACATCGTCATCAGGTACGACACGCTGGCCCTCACCCAGCAGGTGCTCGAGCGCCAGCACGGCCACGCCCAGCAGATGGCCTCCTACATCCGGTCCCAGGGAGACATCGGTGACGCCACCGGTCTGCTGCTCCAGGTCTTCGACCCGCTGTCGCGTGCCGCGGTCCAGGCGGCCGGCTACGCCATGGACGCGCTGGCCTCGCTCGAGCAGGCCGCCGCCGCGGCGGTCGGCGAGACCGCCGTCGACTTCCGCAACCAGGACGGCTCGGTCAGCGACTTCTTCACCACCCTCGGCGGCGAGCTCGGCGCGTGCGGCGGTGCCGCGGGCCCGACCGGCCCCTACCCCGACCTGCGCGGCCCGACGCTGCCGGCCGCGGGCGAGTCGGCCGGCGGCGACCACGGCGACGTCAACTCGTTCATCTGGGAGAAGGGCGCCGACACCGTCGGTGCCGTGGGTGACGGCGTGAGCGATGCCCGCCAGCTGATCGAGCGGGTGGGCGACCTCGGCAACGGCGGCCCGGTGCGCGAGCAGGTCGACGCGACGTCGTACCTCGTCGCGCCCAGCAACCCGGAGAACCCGGTGCAGGACCTGCGCTGGAGCGCGGGCGCGATCCTCGGCAGCATCGACTGGGTGGCCGAGCAGTTCCTCGGCTACTCGATCCTCGACCGCTGCATCTACCACCCCTTCGCCGGTGACTGGGAGGCGATCTTCCGTGCCTCGGAGGCGTGGAGCCACTGCGGCGACGCGTGCTTCGCGCTGGCTCGCAACCACGCCGGGCTGGTCGCCTCGACCGCGCCGACCTGGCAGGGCGTCTCGGGCCACTCGTTCCGCGCCAGCATGACGTCGGTGTCGGGCGGAGCCCTCGGCATGCAGTACGCCATGGGCTACGCCAGCGACCTGGTCAAGAACATCTCGACCGCCTGCAAGCTCGCCGCGACGGGCATCGGCATGGCGCTGAACTTCATCGTCAACAAGCTGCTGAAGATGGCCGCGCAGGCGGCGACGCCGGTGGTCGGCTGGGCGGTCGGCGCGGTGACGCTCTACAGCGACATCGAGGGCATCGTGAAGAAGGTGAAGCTGATCTACACGATCATCGAGACCATCGCGACCGCGATCGAGGGCTTCGCTGAGGGC
This sequence is a window from Nocardioides sp. S5. Protein-coding genes within it:
- a CDS encoding Pr6Pr family membrane protein → MTPARARSVHLAVAVVAWAAVVLQLVLVLLGSAVLVEEDPPGRAESVYRFFAYFTIQSNLLVALTSTILARDPALDRRGWRVARLAGLVGNTVTGLVHFFLLRPLLDLDGADWVADKLLHMVVPVLALAAWAVVGPRPRIAVREAAYALCWPLAWLVWTLAVGEVDGWVPYPFLDAGTEGWATVAVVSVGITALFLLLFGAFGWLDRRLAAAPRSDPR